The Thermodesulfobacteriota bacterium genome includes the window TTCTCCCATGTACTTGGTGATCAACCCGTCGAGCCTGATGGTGAAGAGCGGCAGGTGCAGCTCACCGGCGAGAGCCCCTGCGGACAGGGTCTTGCCGGTACCGGGAGGGCCGAGGAGGAGAAGCTTGCGGAGGGGCCGGAAGCCACTTTCCCGCAGGCGGTCCTGCTGCCGTTGCTCCAGAAGTACCCGTACCAGCTGCTCGCGGACCCTGGACTCCAGGACCAGATCGGCCATTCTCGTCGCCGGGTAACCAGCCGACAACAGGCCGGCCAGCTCCCCGCGAGGCTGGGTAACCGGTACTGGTCGGGTCGGACGTCGGGTTTGCGCCTGCTGCGCCGAGTCGATGACATCCCGGAGCTCCTGGGCGAAACGGTTCTGGCCACTTCGAGCGGCTCCTGCAGCCACCTGCAAGGCGATGGAGTAGAACCGCGAGTCATCGCCTTCCGCGTGGCTTCTTATGAGCGCTTTCACCTGTTCAGCGGTCGCCATGGGGCCTCACCTCCGGGGGATCATGCGCTACTCTATAATCGGTCAGATACCCCTCCGTCACCCACGTTCTGGATAAACCCGACATGTTGCCGCGCGGCCGGCGGTCAGGCCGCGAAGTCCTCTTCCTGGTCTCGTGGCCGGCGTCCTGGATCAGCCCCCAGATCCGGGCTGCAGTGCGGTCCACCTCCGGCCGCGGGCATCGTTGAGACCCGGCATCCTCGCGCGGTGGCGCGGCTGGCAGCTTCTCAGTTGACAGCGGGATGAGGTTACCAGATTTCAACCGGTGGCCCAAGACCTATGGACCCGCGGCAGTGCGGGGCCGGCGGCATTGCTCTCCCGCATGGCCCGGCACCGGCGGCGTAACCGTTCACCAGCTACCCTGGTGAACGGTTACATCTCAAGTCACTGGGCCACAAGGCTCCGAAGTCCGCGGTGGCGGATTACCTGGAATGGTTCGAGGACGCCTATTTCCTGTTCACCGTGCGCCTGTTCGACCCGTCCCTCGCCCGCAGCAACACCAATCCGAAGAAGGTCTACTGCATCGATCACGCACTGGTCACCTCGGTATCGTCCGGAATCCTGGTCAACTCCGGCCATCTCCTGGAGAACCTCGTGTTCACCGCCCTTCGACGCCTGTACCAGGAAATCTGCTATTACAGGACCAGGGCCGGCCGGGAGGTCGATTTTGTTGTCCCCCGGCGCGGCCGGCCACCGCTGCTGGTCCAGGTGTGCCAGTCTCTTCGCGAACCGCAGACGCGGAAACGGGAAACCGCGGCCTTGATCGAGGCAATGGCCGAGCTGGGCCTCACCGCTGGCACCATCGTGACCCGAAACGAGGACGAGCGGATCGAGGCCGGTGGCGGGACCATCGAAGTGGTCCCGGCATGGCGGTTCCTGCTCGAGCTGCCGGAATCGACGGAATAGCCTCTCCTGATCTCTTGCGTGAGGCTGGGTCCACTCATGATATTGAAGAAATGTATGGCAACGGAACAGGCACAGATTTGGCGCAAGACTTGGATTGCAAAAACAGCGGCGGACGCAGGTCTGAAAGGAATGCCGTTGAGTTGCATCGCGGTGCTTGCAGGCAAACGGTGGCCGGACCACCCCAGCCGGTCGCCTCACACCCCGGCAAAGAGCAGCCAGTCCGGCACGGCCCAGATGCCAGGCCGGAGCTGCCGCATCTCCTTGCCCGGGTAGATGACGAGCCCGATGCCGGCCTCCTCGGGGTGCTCCCGCATGAACTGCTCCACCGAGCGGGCGTCGGCGGCGGTCACCGTGGCGCCGGCCTTCACCTCCATGGGCAGAAGGCGGCCGCCACCGGCCAGAAGGACATCCACCTCCATGCCGGCGCTGGTACGGTAGAAGCAGATCTCGGGCGGCAGTGGGAAACGGATCGTCGCCTTGCGCAGCTCGCCCAGAACCCAGGTTTCATAGGCGGCGCCGGCGGTGAGGGCCATATCCCCCAGGATGGCGCGGCACAGGCCGGTGTCGTTCCAGTAGAGCTTCGGCGTCTTCACCAGCCGCTTGCCCACATTCCGGAAGAAGGGCGGCAGCAGGGTGCATTGGAAGGTCATGGCCAGCAGGTCCAGGTAGCGTTTGACCGTGTTCGCCGCCAGGCCCAGGTCCCGCGCCAGGTCGCTGACAGCGAGGAGCTGGGCCGTGCGAGCAGCGAGAAGCTTCTGGGCCCGGGCAAAGGTGACGAGGTTGGCCACTTGGCCCACGTCGGCGAGGTCCCGCTCCAGGTAGGTTGCCCGGTAGTTGCGCAGCCAGCGCAGGCAGTCTGCCGGATCCTCCCGCTGCCAGACCGGGGGGTAGCCACCGAGCTCCCGGTGGCGGTCCCGGATAGCCAGCAGCTGGCGCCGGCGGTCCGGCGCCAGGCGGGCGCTCCGAAAGGCCCATTCCTTAAGGTCAGCTTCGCCGGCCCAGAGGGCGGTCAGAAGTGGCTTTTCGGGACTGCCGGCTACCTCGGCCAGCGAGAAGGGGTCGAGATTGAAGAGCGCCACCCGGCCAGCCAGGGTTTCCCGGACGCCCTTCATGAGCAGGACCTGGGAGGAGCCGGTCAGCAGGAAGGTCGGCCCCCCGGGTTTGGCGGCCAGTTGGCGGCGGTCGACCACCAGCTTGAGGGGCTCGAAGAGGGCAGGCATCTTCTGCACCTCGTCCAAGACCACCAGGGGGGCGGTGAAGCCCTCCAGGAGCGCCACGCCGTGCTCCCCAAACCGGTGGCGCTCGTCCGGATCGTCGAAGGAGACATAGGCGAAGGGCTGTTCCAGAAAGGCCGGCAGCTGGACGGCTGCCAGTGTGGTCTTGCCGGTTTGGCGGGCGCCGGTCAGCACCAGCACCGGCTCGCGGCCCTGGCTAGCCCGGACAAGGTCGGGCAGGATGGTGCGAGGCAGGGGCGGCATGGCTAAAAAATTATCAGCGACACTGCAAAATTACAAGGTAAATTGGCAGTGCCGCTGACCGAGCCCGGCGCGCCGCGGTCCGGCGGCAGGCCGCGGGGGCCGGGCTGGGCAAAGGGCCGGCCATGGCGTAGAGTGGGGCCTGCGCCGCCGCAGCGGCACTGCCAGGGAGCCTGCCATGAGTCAAGCCGAGCCTGCCGCCGTCGCCGGGAAGATCGAGGATCTCCTGGCCCTGTTCCACCAGGGGATCAGCACCGCCGCCAGCCGGGCGCGGATCGTGGCCGGGCTGGAGGAGCTGCGCCAGGTCTATCGCGCCGAGCCGGCCGCCTTCCGCGAGCAGGACGTGGCGGTGCTCAGGGAGATCAGTGCCGCCCTGGCGGCGGCGCCACCACTTTCGCCG containing:
- a CDS encoding ATP-binding protein; protein product: MATAEQVKALIRSHAEGDDSRFYSIALQVAAGAARSGQNRFAQELRDVIDSAQQAQTRRPTRPVPVTQPRGELAGLLSAGYPATRMADLVLESRVREQLVRVLLEQRQQDRLRESGFRPLRKLLLLGPPGTGKTLSAGALAGELHLPLFTIRLDGLITKYMGETAAKLRLVFDALAQTRGVYFFDEVDALAGERARANDVGEIRRVLNSFLQFLEQDDSESVLVAATNHPRLLDRAMFRRFDAVVEYPLPTKEVVRDVIRNRLANIGLGEIAWGQVEDAAEQLSHAEVTLAAERAAKDAILSDQNEVTTAALVAALKERHTGTHA
- a CDS encoding DUF4143 domain-containing protein, translated to MADYLEWFEDAYFLFTVRLFDPSLARSNTNPKKVYCIDHALVTSVSSGILVNSGHLLENLVFTALRRLYQEICYYRTRAGREVDFVVPRRGRPPLLVQVCQSLREPQTRKRETAALIEAMAELGLTAGTIVTRNEDERIEAGGGTIEVVPAWRFLLELPESTE
- a CDS encoding ATP-binding protein, which translates into the protein MPPLPRTILPDLVRASQGREPVLVLTGARQTGKTTLAAVQLPAFLEQPFAYVSFDDPDERHRFGEHGVALLEGFTAPLVVLDEVQKMPALFEPLKLVVDRRQLAAKPGGPTFLLTGSSQVLLMKGVRETLAGRVALFNLDPFSLAEVAGSPEKPLLTALWAGEADLKEWAFRSARLAPDRRRQLLAIRDRHRELGGYPPVWQREDPADCLRWLRNYRATYLERDLADVGQVANLVTFARAQKLLAARTAQLLAVSDLARDLGLAANTVKRYLDLLAMTFQCTLLPPFFRNVGKRLVKTPKLYWNDTGLCRAILGDMALTAGAAYETWVLGELRKATIRFPLPPEICFYRTSAGMEVDVLLAGGGRLLPMEVKAGATVTAADARSVEQFMREHPEEAGIGLVIYPGKEMRQLRPGIWAVPDWLLFAGV